The stretch of DNA AAGTCCCACGGGCACGCGGCCGAGGGCCGTGGGCCGAAAACCAAAGGGCATTTCCACCTCTCTCGGGAGAACTTGGTAAAGGAGCAATCATGCTAACAAGGCTCCTTTCAGCGACCCTGAAACAATTTTGTGTGCACCCTGTGCCCTGCTGCCACAGAACGTGCCCTGTAGCCACGGACTGTGCTATGTTTCATTTCATAGAAAAATGCCGCGGCAAAGCGGTCGGGATTACAGGGGGTATTTCTTGAAGCCTTTGCAGCAGGGGCGGGTCGAGGCTGTGCGCGTTTCGCGCGCCCGTTTTCGCGTCGGACAACCGATCCGGCACAAGCTCTTCCACTACCGGGGTGTCATCGTCGACGTTGATGCGACCTGTCGGGCCAGCGGCGACTGGTACGACCGGCAGGCCCTGACCCGCCCGCCGCGGGACCGGCCCTGGTATCACGTCCTGGTCCACAGCGCCTCCCACATGACCTACGTCGCCGAGCGCAACTTGGAGCCGGACCTCTCCGGCCGGCCGATCGACAACCCGGCGCTGGACGCCTACTTCGTCGGCATGGAAGGCGGCCTCTACGTCAAGGAAGCCGCCGGCCACTGAGGCCTTCCCCACGCTGCCCGGAGCAGCGGTCGGCGCCGGCGCCGGCCGATTGATCCATCTCAAAGACCGGGCGCGGGAAATATTACAGAAAGATGACAAAGCGCCGCGGAGTCCGCCGCAGGCCAGCGTCTATGTTGTCTTCAATGCCGGGGGAAGGCCAAATGGAAGCCGAAAACAACGCCGCCGCTCCAGCCGAGGCCGCAGCGGAGCAAGTGCCCGAGGCCACGGCCGCGCCGAAGCAAGCGGCAAAGGCGGCGCCGAAAGGCACGTCCCGGAAGCGCCTGGCGAGAAAGGCTCAGACCAGCCCCAAGCCGCAAGGCGGCAACGGCGCGGATCCGGAGGCCGAGGCCCATGCGACGCTGGATCCGGAGCAGCTGCGCGAGAATTTCCAGAGCGACATCTACCCCTACAAGCACAAGATGAAGCGGGAGGTCTACGAGCGCCACAAGCAGGAGCTCCAGGTCGAGCTCCTCAAGGTCCAGCGCTGGGTCAAGGAGACCGGCCAGAAGATCGTCATGATCTTCGAGGGCCGCGACGCGGCCGGCAAGGGCGGCACGATCAAGCGCTACATGGAGCACCTGAATC from Kiloniellales bacterium encodes:
- the hspQ gene encoding heat shock protein HspQ codes for the protein MKPLQQGRVEAVRVSRARFRVGQPIRHKLFHYRGVIVDVDATCRASGDWYDRQALTRPPRDRPWYHVLVHSASHMTYVAERNLEPDLSGRPIDNPALDAYFVGMEGGLYVKEAAGH